From the Hordeum vulgare subsp. vulgare chromosome 1H, MorexV3_pseudomolecules_assembly, whole genome shotgun sequence genome, the window ATGTATATGATGGTTAGTTACCAGCCATAAAAACACATCAACATTAGCCATGTTTTTCTTCCTGACCATGTGTCAGAAACCAGAAATGAAAAAGAACTGGTCATGCTATTTCCCCCTTGGACGGTCCGAAAAAAGAAGCTTAAAATTCAAGGCACTTGCTCAATCTTCACGGAAGCGCATGTTTCTGGAAGTAATTATAACTTTCTCtgctattcatcaagagtaaagaTCCAATTTTCCCTCGCCCATTCACAACGTACGGTTATTACTGCTCATCCATACCGTTGCTAATCTCTTCAAACACGCCAAACATCAACGCCGAGCCACCTGGCGCCAAAAGCTGAAAGATTCTACGTACGTAATACCCAACAATGCCGCGTCAAAAGCTGAACATAGTTGATGGATACACCGAGTTTTCTTGAAATTCAAGGGTAGGAAAATTCAGCTCACCAACGCTAACTAATCCACCATCGATCGTGTCTTCTTCctgctcgccgccgtcgccacctTCTCCACCACCTCTGAACCACTCCACCTATAAATCAATCAACCCACGGATCAATCACAAGAACAACAGGCACAGACCAAGGCAACCACCACCTACAGACAGCAGCTAGCCATCCTGAGTTCCTGACGGTGCTCTGTTGTTCGAGGAAAGGAAGGAAGCAGAGCGACAAatggcggcgagggcggcgaccaTGCTGGCCGCGGGGGCGCTCGTCGTGGTCGTCGCGGCAGCGGTCCTGGCCGGGGGCGCGTCGGCGCAGTCGACGAGCGGGTGCACGCAGACGCTGATCGGCATGTCGCCGTGCCTCAACTACATCACGGGCAACGAGACGGCGCCGTCCAAGTCGTGCTGCTCGCAGCTCGCCGCGGTGGTGAGCTCCAAGCCCGAGTGCCTCTGCGTCGCGCTCAACGCCGACCCCGCCGCGCTCGGGCTCGGCCCCGTCAACAAGACCCGCGCCATCGGCCTCCCCGACCAGTGCGGCGTCAAGACGCCGCCGCTCAGCAACTGCGCCTCCGCCCCCACCACGTCGCCCTCGTCCGGCTCCAGCGAGCCGGCGGGACAGACGCCGACGTCGTCCGGAGCTGGGTCCAAGTCGACGCCAATGACGGACGTGGGGAACGGCGTCGCGTCGCTCCAGAGCTCGGCCGCCGGCATcgtcgccggattcatcgtggccgCCGTCTACGCCCTGGCCGCCATGTGATCCATCCCACTGACGGATCGACGCGGTCTCTTCTTCTATCCAATCAGTAGTGATTCCATTTGAGATTAAACTGGTGTTCGTGGATCGGGTTGGCGCGCATACATGTGAATGTGATCCATGGCCGATTCCATTTGTTGTACCGTGACATGCATGAGCTTATCTACTTGATTCATTGTTGCCTTTTGaataaacattttattgtatcacTGGATGTGTCTATCATGAATTCATTGGATGTGTGTTCCACGAATATAGAGGCTGCGGAGGCTGCGGCTAACACCTTATTTTTCAGACAAATATTGCAAGGCGAGCCACACTTAAACATGTGTATTTCGAGTAAAAAACGTTGGATAACTCTAGTGAAAATGCAGTAAATTGTGATATTCCTTTTCATCACCCATGTAGTAATAAAACTGGTTAGAGGAATAAAAATAATAAATGGTTGGAATGTCTAACTTTGCTATTCAAGCCTTAAAAAAAAACCAGTGCGTGTGATTGTGCACAAATAATAACCGGAAGTAAACACTGAAACTAAATTTAAATTACAAAAAAGGGGAAGAATAAAAAGAGaaccggagaagaagaataagatgaaaaacaaaaaggaaacccCAAAACAgggaatttttgtccaaaaggacccctCTTGAACGTGAATGCCAGAAAAGACCACCTGCGAATGCTAAAGAAGGAAAGGACCCCCTCCCCgggtggcggcaggcgcgccaggcggcacgtggcacctgccgccaccgcacgaggcggccgtggggcctgccgccaccacccgaggcggctggggcctgccgccaccagcCGAGGCGGCCGGCTGGTCACCCCATTCCCGCCACGCCTGCCCGTAACGGacatcgcctgggtgggccctgccgccacCTCCCAAGGCGGCCGGCCGAATCTCCGCGCTGCTCGTGACAGCGACGGTGATTTCGCTGACTACGAGGCACTAGCCGCGCTTCCCGCTCGAAATTTTGCCGCTCTAACTTGCATGCGGTATTGGATGTAGtccatccgttccaaaatataagaccttttaggtatttcactTGGAGACTACACAAGGAGCAAAATGAGTTaatttatactctaaagtatatctatgtacatccgtatgtagtttattgtACAATTTCTAAAATGCCTTATATTTAGCAACTGAGGGAGTTTTTTTTACGGAGGGAgatttcctaaatataagttttttaagaagtttgtactagaagactacatatgatgtatatggactcattttagaatgtagattctatcattttgctttgtatgtagtcatgtGCGCCTAAGTTTCCCGCTGCAGTTTCCCATCTAATTTTCCCACGTTATTTTCCCGCCTAAGTTTCCCGCCAAATTTTCCCGCTGCAGTTTCTCGTTTTCATGTCCTTTTTTCCCGCGTAGACATCCGGcagagcctataaaaggaggcagggagtgaaactctcttcaccatcagccagacttcaaagcacctgtacctccatagtcagtatgagtttgccttgttcggatcagagcattaggcctaggaaaatgcagagtgcaagcttgcctcggggggtgaaagcagttcgatgttggtgcggagatgtctgcaaggtgaaggaggtgacggatttttcagattggttgggcatgaagtttttcatgtgcgccaattatgaatctgatccacccgaatctatttctgcgtacgtcaggcctccggtatgctcaagtcatccagattattgttatttgatattattgttacttgaatctgatccatcctttagtctcctcctcctctctgcatgtactatcgttggattgacacggaaatgccggactgggcggtgaccgagattcgtgaaagaggtcgccgtgcatgggctagcttggacttggaagagcgtcgtgagaaggctgaagcagaggagaaagcagagcagaagaaagagtgggaagattactgtgtggagcagagggcttttcttgatgagatgataaggaaaaatcaagaagagaaacttcggctggaggaggtttacagacagcgggaacaggcccgtgaagctgagagggagaggaagagagaaagggctcgtgccgccaaggcagcaggagaagctggtgatggaaaaggaaaatatccacgttggactcagtagatttattttattgtatgttaagttgtcttagttgtatcttaatttctgcaagttgtatcttaatttcggcaAATTGTATGTTATTTTCAGTAATGTGTATCTTAATTCCCGCAAtgggtatcttaatttcagctacgtgtatgttcattttatctcgccatttatttcccgcctcgctttccatCCATTTTATCCCGCATATAGCTTGGCCACCATtttgttcccgcctcgctttcccgccctcgctttcccgccctcgctttcccgcctcactttccctcctcgttttcccgccaatagttattcgtctcgctctgctgcacctataaaaccccctccagaccaaggtgggtaaggagtgtgctgaaaatgtctcattatcctttagATCGTAGTTTTCATAGTGGTATGTCCGAGTGTCTTCTgcgcttagctagcaatttcaagatagataatagaatagtttcaggtgacgaactcatcagtagtgacacgctactgaatgaggttgcccatgcattagctaggaaggggtggcccgcaaggacatatgaggagattcggaaagaacttctgcggttgaatgaaagatggaagaagaaagaccaacacatacgcggtggaggtggagtaaaacatcccttcTTATGGTTGACGAtagtgaggacgaagacgatatcttcatgccgagtaccaagagcgcgtcatcgacgaaggccaagagcgcatcatcgacgaaggccaagagcgcatcatcgatgaaggccaagagtagcgcttcgtcaaagggcgagagctctgcatcgtcgaaggatgacgacgactttatgtagtttttttatgaactctacatcttaatgtatcttattttatgtatgttattttatgaatcttattttatgtatcttattttatgtatcttattttatggaagcaacttcaaatatatcgagaacttttatttcaaatATATCGGGCCACCCCCATCTGGATCTTGTGAAGACTTAATTATCTCAAGCGCCCTTAATAGTCCGGTGTTGCGATCAGAGATGATGCAAACCCCTTCCCTATCTTTGATGACACCCATCTTCAGGCAACAAAGGAACCATAGCCAACTATGTTTGTTTTCGctctccactagtgcataggcaataggaagaagttgattgtttgcatcagctgccatcgccactaagagtgtgcccttgtactttccagtgagaaatgtaccatcaattgatacaaccggacgacaatgcttgaatgcttgtatagtctgggcgaatgcccagaataagcggtccaggatttgctcgtccgggttcaataaatttggacgttctttccggaaaacttgagtccccctgttagcaactgaaatctgatgcaacattctaggggcaaaagagtacgcctcctcataggttccatacaacctgtgaaatatcttttcctttgcatgacgagccttgctatagctgacagggaaaccaatcagatcagatgcagttgcacgcaaagccctaatactaatattaagactttgttgcacaatggtttgcatcacctgtgacacatattctgcagtcacattgcggtgctctgaaagagtgccggtttgctcacaaccatgttgctctatttttgtgacatgacatggctgacataccccaggcttctggcgagcaataactctttcgcggcaacccgcttcgcgatggatgcaaatgagcttcaactcctttttatcagactgcttcactctatgttgcctgtgtatagcaattgcatagctatgtattgcttgtttagcagatttcttatctcggaaaatctgtccaacggccagactccccgcgtctaggccagcaacagagtgaaattcattggtgATGCTCATAACCTGTAAAAACTCTGGGTTGATTGCTGCAGCGACTGCCTtctcaggaggaacaacttcatcatcatctgattccgaagacgcagaagaatgaccatcatcgtcatcatgtaGCGCCTCCGGCAATCCCTCGACATGTTCGCTCATGTCAACGACCGCAGACCAATATCCCGTGTCATACACTTGTTGGCCACCTGTTGGTTCCGTTGGGCtggcgtcgggggctacagttatggccatATGTTCGccaccacttggttccgatgggccggcgtcgggggctacagttatggccaactgggcctcaccggcaccgctactgcactcggcgacatcactggcagaaatgaactccacataaaccATGGGTTGTCCATACATGGAGTTATTGGGATTGCTTGCAAAACCCATGTACGACGCCCATGCTCTTTCACCAGTAACCCATCGCAGAACCCAACGATTTCCTCCCTCAACCACGAAAGCCTCCAGGGTCATTTTTTTTTCCATTCATCGCTGAACCAAACACCGATCTGATGCACCTTCTAACTGCCGCATACTCTACATTAACCATGTCTTTCACTACAACCGTAGTCATCCCGCACCTAGACACATCCACACCAGAAGGACCCTCACGTACGATGTGCCCATAAAACACTAACAAATTTTCCATAGTACCTAACGAGCAGCCATATTTACATCGTTAGTCCATTAAAAATCATATTTTcatatttacattgtaataacaacatccattacttatcttttttacatataacaatttaacaacatccattacatctacgcataataatttatattgtacCATTTATCGTGACACTACATCTATAAAATAAATAGAAGATGAATTacaatatgtcattcatacctcTGGTTTAAATAAGGATGTCCTTCCGAATATAATATATCACGAGAATAATATCAGCGAATTCCACCTATtttcatatgaacaaaaatattacacacATAATTATTTCCGTGCTAGCAAAAGTCTAAAAATACATactgcatgcatatatatatatatatatatatatatatatatatatatatatatatatatatatatatcacgagTCATATTTCTACGGGG encodes:
- the LOC123405272 gene encoding non-specific lipid transfer protein GPI-anchored 5-like, with the translated sequence MAARAATMLAAGALVVVVAAAVLAGGASAQSTSGCTQTLIGMSPCLNYITGNETAPSKSCCSQLAAVVSSKPECLCVALNADPAALGLGPVNKTRAIGLPDQCGVKTPPLSNCASAPTTSPSSGSSEPAGQTPTSSGAGSKSTPMTDVGNGVASLQSSAAGIVAGFIVAAVYALAAM